The Anabaena sp. WA102 genome contains a region encoding:
- a CDS encoding Gfo/Idh/MocA family protein, whose product MIGVAVVGTGFGQKVHIPTFQAHHNTKTVAVYHRDINKAKTIAASHNIPYASDNLAEILALPTVEAVSISTPPFLHYEMAKQVLQAGKHLLLEKPLTLNVTEAKELYQLAKSQGVIATVDFEFRFVPEWQFFAQLLAANYVGNIRLIKIDWLGSSRADTSRPWNWYSSKEKGGGALGSLGSHAFDYINWLFGSVGKLNAHLITAISERVNPANGELQAVDTDDTCLLSLELVNGTPCQVSISAVVHAERTHWIEVYGDKGTLVLGSKNQKDYIHGFQIWGSQPGESLKEIAVPQQFLFPQHYHDGRICAFLRVVDEWVKGITNHQQTTPSLKEGVYSQLLMDLSHESHERGSWVNVPSLGEFLD is encoded by the coding sequence ATGATTGGGGTAGCAGTTGTTGGTACGGGATTTGGTCAAAAAGTTCATATTCCTACATTTCAAGCACATCATAATACTAAAACCGTCGCTGTTTATCATCGAGATATTAATAAAGCAAAAACTATTGCTGCCAGTCATAATATCCCCTATGCAAGCGATAATTTAGCAGAAATTCTAGCTTTACCCACAGTTGAAGCTGTCAGCATTTCCACACCGCCATTTTTGCATTATGAAATGGCTAAACAGGTTTTGCAAGCTGGTAAACATCTCTTGTTAGAAAAACCTCTAACTTTAAATGTCACCGAAGCTAAAGAATTGTATCAGTTAGCAAAGAGTCAAGGTGTAATTGCAACTGTAGATTTTGAATTTCGGTTTGTCCCAGAATGGCAATTTTTCGCTCAACTTCTGGCTGCAAATTATGTGGGGAACATCCGATTAATTAAAATTGATTGGTTGGGTTCTTCTCGCGCTGATACTTCTCGTCCTTGGAATTGGTATTCTAGTAAAGAAAAAGGTGGAGGTGCTTTAGGTTCTTTAGGTTCTCATGCTTTCGATTATATTAATTGGTTATTCGGTTCAGTTGGTAAATTAAATGCTCATTTAATTACTGCTATTTCTGAAAGAGTGAACCCTGCAAATGGGGAATTACAAGCAGTTGATACTGATGATACTTGTTTATTATCTTTGGAATTAGTAAATGGTACACCTTGTCAAGTTTCTATTAGTGCAGTTGTTCATGCAGAAAGAACTCATTGGATAGAAGTATATGGGGATAAGGGAACATTAGTTTTAGGTAGTAAAAATCAAAAAGACTATATTCATGGTTTTCAAATTTGGGGTTCTCAACCGGGTGAATCCTTAAAAGAAATAGCAGTTCCGCAACAATTTCTCTTTCCTCAACATTATCATGATGGGCGAATTTGTGCTTTTCTTCGGGTTGTTGATGAATGGGTAAAAGGAATTACTAATCATCAACAAACTACACCTTCTCTAAAAGAAGGGGTTTATTCGCAATTGTTAATGGATTTATCCCATGAATCTCATGAAAGAGGAAGTTGGGTAAATGTACCAAGTTTGGGAGAGTTTTTAGATTAG
- the murA gene encoding UDP-N-acetylglucosamine 1-carboxyvinyltransferase yields the protein MNSSSSLPDAKSSLATDSSVLQISGGHPLGGHVKISGAKNSALVIMAGTFLCSGDCRIRNVPLLADVERMGQVLSALGLRLNREGDILDVDAREITTSKAPYELVTQLRASFFAIGPILARLGVAQMPLPGGCAIGARPVDLHVRGLQAMGAEVLIEHGICNAHVPGNNGRLTGAKIYLDTPSVGATETLMMAATLADGETIIDNAAREPEVVDLANFCNSMGAKIQGAGTSTITIVGVPKLHSTDYTIIPDRIEAGTLLIAGAITRSELLLSPVVPDHLIPVIAKLQEIGVSIIEEGKDCLRILPAKTLKAINIDTLPHPGFPTDMQAPFMALLTVAEGDSIINESVFENRLRHASELNRLGADIRVKGNTAFVRGVPVLSGAPVIGTDLRASAALVIAGLAATGTTIVQGLHHLDRGYNRLDLKLQQLGAKILRVNEASKDVDLLANNTITPPSVSI from the coding sequence ATTAATTCTTCTAGCAGCTTACCAGATGCCAAGTCTTCACTGGCAACAGACTCCTCAGTCTTGCAAATCAGTGGAGGGCATCCTTTGGGGGGTCATGTAAAAATTAGCGGAGCTAAGAATTCCGCCCTGGTAATCATGGCTGGAACATTCCTCTGTTCCGGTGATTGTCGCATTCGCAACGTTCCCTTATTAGCGGACGTAGAACGGATGGGACAAGTTTTATCAGCTTTAGGATTACGTTTAAATAGAGAAGGGGACATTTTAGATGTTGATGCGCGAGAAATTACCACATCTAAAGCCCCTTATGAACTAGTTACCCAACTGCGAGCCAGTTTCTTTGCCATTGGTCCAATTTTAGCTCGACTAGGAGTAGCACAAATGCCCTTACCAGGGGGTTGTGCCATTGGTGCTAGACCGGTAGATTTGCACGTCAGAGGACTGCAAGCAATGGGCGCAGAAGTGTTAATTGAACACGGTATTTGCAATGCTCATGTTCCTGGGAATAATGGCAGATTAACAGGAGCAAAAATCTATTTAGATACTCCCAGTGTTGGTGCGACAGAAACCTTGATGATGGCTGCTACCCTAGCAGATGGAGAAACCATCATTGACAACGCTGCCAGAGAGCCAGAAGTAGTTGATTTAGCTAACTTCTGTAACTCAATGGGAGCAAAAATTCAAGGTGCAGGAACAAGTACAATTACGATAGTCGGTGTACCTAAATTACACTCTACTGATTATACTATTATTCCTGACCGCATTGAAGCAGGAACATTATTAATTGCTGGTGCAATTACCCGTTCTGAACTACTTCTATCTCCTGTTGTACCAGATCATTTAATCCCCGTTATTGCCAAGTTGCAGGAGATTGGTGTATCTATTATTGAGGAAGGGAAAGATTGCTTACGGATTTTGCCAGCGAAAACTCTCAAAGCTATAAATATTGATACCTTGCCCCATCCTGGTTTTCCTACGGATATGCAAGCACCTTTCATGGCTTTACTAACTGTAGCTGAAGGTGACAGTATCATTAACGAATCAGTCTTTGAAAATCGCTTGCGTCATGCTTCTGAGTTAAATCGTCTGGGCGCAGATATCCGTGTTAAAGGTAATACTGCTTTTGTTCGGGGAGTGCCAGTGTTATCGGGCGCACCAGTCATAGGCACGGATTTAAGAGCTTCCGCAGCTTTAGTCATAGCCGGATTAGCAGCGACGGGAACAACCATTGTTCAAGGATTACACCACTTAGATCGAGGCTATAATCGTCTGGATCTAAAGTTGCAGCAGTTAGGAGCGAAAATTCTGCGCGTAAATGAAGCATCGAAAGATGTAGATTTACTTGCTAATAACACTATTACCCCACCCTCAGTTTCTATCTAA
- a CDS encoding ribonuclease D codes for MTLQDFQVSDRDLNDEILAEYLRSPAIAVDTETMGLLPGRDRLCLVQLCNPEGQVTAIRISRGQTVAPNLKVLMEATDIVKVFHFARFDVATLRQNLDIIVQPIFCTKIASKLARTYTNRHGLKDVVLELEKVELDKSSQCSDWGNASNLSDAQLSYAANDVRYLLSVREKLTTMLEREERSQVAQECFQVLPTIVTLDLLQFKDLFEH; via the coding sequence ATGACATTACAAGATTTTCAGGTTAGCGATCGCGACTTAAATGATGAAATTCTGGCTGAGTATTTAAGATCTCCGGCGATCGCTGTTGATACGGAAACGATGGGACTTTTACCTGGGCGCGATCGCTTATGTCTAGTTCAACTCTGCAACCCGGAAGGACAAGTCACAGCCATTCGGATCTCTAGAGGACAAACGGTAGCACCAAATTTGAAAGTTTTAATGGAAGCAACTGATATTGTCAAGGTTTTCCACTTTGCCAGATTTGATGTTGCTACTTTACGGCAGAATTTAGATATTATTGTACAGCCCATTTTTTGTACTAAAATTGCTAGTAAGTTAGCTAGAACTTATACAAATCGTCATGGTTTAAAAGATGTGGTTTTAGAGTTGGAAAAAGTGGAATTAGACAAAAGTTCCCAATGTTCTGATTGGGGTAATGCTAGTAATTTATCTGATGCACAATTAAGTTATGCGGCTAATGATGTCCGTTATTTGTTAAGTGTACGAGAAAAGCTTACAACTATGTTAGAACGGGAAGAACGTTCGCAAGTTGCCCAAGAATGTTTTCAAGTTTTACCCACAATAGTTACTTTAGATTTATTACAATTCAAGGATTTATTTGAACATTGA
- a CDS encoding CAP domain-containing protein: MLRQTAFGIALSTLVIASGYMTAANPDNSSAKQPGRYQPSSLVTSQAKISNLGFETTNLEKSVFTQINQYRAKRGLKQLNLSEKISQQARIHSQNMATGEVPFSHQGFEQRVMAIPLKYTSAAENVAYNTGYSNPANEAVSGWLKSPGHLKNLQGKYNLTGVGVATNQKGEVYLTQIFLNANK, encoded by the coding sequence ATGTTACGACAAACTGCTTTTGGCATCGCTTTAAGTACGCTTGTCATCGCTAGTGGCTATATGACTGCTGCGAATCCAGATAATAGTTCTGCTAAACAACCTGGCCGATATCAGCCTTCATCACTGGTGACAAGTCAAGCCAAAATATCTAATCTTGGGTTTGAAACTACTAATTTAGAGAAATCGGTTTTTACTCAAATTAATCAATATCGGGCAAAACGCGGGCTAAAACAACTAAATTTAAGCGAAAAAATCAGTCAGCAAGCCAGGATTCACAGTCAAAATATGGCGACGGGTGAAGTTCCTTTTAGCCATCAAGGATTTGAACAGCGGGTGATGGCGATTCCTCTTAAATACACTAGTGCGGCAGAAAATGTGGCTTATAATACTGGATATAGCAATCCTGCCAATGAGGCGGTTTCTGGTTGGTTAAAAAGTCCCGGTCATCTGAAGAATCTTCAGGGTAAATATAATTTAACTGGGGTTGGCGTGGCTACTAATCAGAAGGGGGAAGTGTATTTAACGCAAATATTTTTGAATGCTAATAAGTAG
- the trpB gene encoding tryptophan synthase subunit beta, with protein MTTTPLSPHFSQTASVPDTLGRFGSFGGKYVPETLMPALAELEAAYQKYRHESAFQAELQGLLKDYVGRATPLYFAERLTANYARPDGTGAQIYLKREDLNHTGAHKINNALGQVLLAKRMGKRRIIAETGAGQHGVATATVCARFGLECIIYMGVHDMERQSLNVFRMRLMGAEVRPVSAGTGTLKDATSEAIRDWVTNVETTHYILGSVAGPHPYPMMVRDFHAVIGEETRAQAMEKWGGLPDILVACVGGGSNAMGLFHEFVKESSVRLIGVEAAGEGVDTGKHAATLTKGQVGVLHGSMSYLLQDDDGQVIEPHSISAGLDYPGVGPEHSYMKDIGRAEYYSVTDAEALEAFQRLSKLEGIIPALETSHAIAYLETLCPQLAGSPNLIINCSGRGDKDVQTAAKFLIH; from the coding sequence GTGACTACTACTCCTCTCTCTCCTCATTTCTCACAAACGGCTTCAGTACCTGATACTCTAGGACGTTTTGGCAGCTTTGGTGGTAAGTATGTTCCTGAAACTTTGATGCCGGCGTTGGCTGAATTAGAAGCAGCATATCAGAAGTATCGCCATGAATCGGCTTTTCAAGCTGAATTACAAGGTTTATTGAAAGATTATGTCGGACGGGCTACTCCTTTGTACTTTGCTGAAAGGCTGACTGCTAATTATGCTCGTCCTGATGGTACAGGGGCGCAAATCTACTTGAAGCGGGAAGATTTGAACCATACTGGCGCACATAAGATTAATAATGCTCTCGGTCAGGTATTATTAGCCAAGCGTATGGGTAAACGGCGGATTATTGCGGAAACTGGTGCAGGACAACATGGTGTAGCAACGGCGACTGTTTGCGCTCGGTTTGGTTTGGAATGTATTATTTACATGGGTGTTCACGACATGGAACGCCAATCTTTAAATGTGTTCAGAATGCGGCTGATGGGGGCGGAAGTTCGTCCGGTGTCTGCGGGGACGGGAACTCTCAAAGATGCCACTTCTGAAGCCATCCGGGACTGGGTAACGAATGTGGAAACGACCCATTACATCCTGGGTTCTGTGGCTGGTCCCCATCCTTACCCGATGATGGTTCGGGATTTTCATGCGGTGATTGGTGAGGAAACTCGCGCTCAAGCGATGGAAAAATGGGGTGGGTTGCCTGATATTCTGGTGGCTTGTGTGGGTGGTGGTTCTAATGCTATGGGACTATTTCACGAGTTTGTGAAAGAATCGTCTGTGCGGTTAATTGGGGTGGAGGCTGCTGGTGAGGGTGTGGATACTGGCAAACACGCAGCTACTCTGACAAAGGGACAGGTTGGTGTGTTACATGGTTCGATGAGTTATCTTTTGCAGGATGATGATGGACAGGTGATTGAACCCCATTCTATTAGTGCTGGGTTGGATTATCCTGGCGTTGGTCCTGAACACAGTTATATGAAGGATATTGGCAGGGCTGAATATTACAGTGTAACGGATGCTGAGGCTTTGGAAGCGTTCCAACGGTTGTCGAAGTTGGAGGGTATTATACCAGCTTTGGAAACTTCTCATGCGATCGCTTACCTGGAAACTCTCTGTCCTCAACTTGCTGGTAGTCCTAATCTCATTATCAACTGTTCTGGGCGCGGCGATAAGGATGTGCAAACGGCGGCTAAGTTCTTAATTCACTAA
- a CDS encoding serine/threonine-protein kinase — MSLCINPVCSQPNHPDNDENRFCQSCGSQLELIGRYRVLRLLSDKTGFGKIYEAYQQDTPKILKVLKEELTNDSKALALFQQEANVLQQLNHPGIPQTEGYFPYQTRNNLILHCMVMEKIEGPNLEQWLKQQQNRPISEAQAIVWLKQLLEILDLVHNQQYLHRDIKPSNIMIRPDGQLVLIDFGTAREITRTYLANGGGMTAISSSGYSPPEQMQGQAIPSSDFFALGRTFVFLLTGFPPEQLYDPHLDILQWRHHANHISPLLLDFIDWLMSMAVNQRPSNAEEISRRLAEIEDNLTRNTSATVNIGGLGKTEIINNPTTNNTVITPQKQPEKLPLLSWFAALIVSLLLLWWVSLAFRNTKFAALPPDYGQAPVKQGKVDYFPYEEGKDSQGRVAEFNIAVLSVEYKWQLGSTYQIKYNDQTITLDSLKSNLEQEGIQKIMENPSEIISVGTASCEGDITAEQSRALERSKQIQLLGKKIFSSTSSVKGYRLLNLGQFQRKDCQVSLDSTAYQRSIIIIGVKKQAEEVILDEALRDRLEKKPFADFKLEDYSLGSIDKFKTVPSNL, encoded by the coding sequence ATGAGCCTTTGCATTAATCCAGTTTGTTCTCAACCTAATCATCCAGATAATGACGAAAACCGTTTTTGTCAAAGTTGTGGTTCTCAATTGGAATTGATAGGACGTTATCGAGTATTACGTTTATTGAGTGATAAAACTGGATTTGGCAAAATTTACGAAGCCTATCAACAAGACACCCCAAAAATCCTCAAAGTCCTCAAAGAAGAATTAACAAATGATAGTAAAGCCTTAGCACTATTTCAACAAGAAGCCAACGTTTTACAACAACTGAATCATCCTGGTATTCCGCAAACAGAAGGTTATTTTCCCTATCAAACCAGAAATAATCTCATCTTGCATTGTATGGTGATGGAAAAAATTGAAGGACCAAATTTAGAACAATGGTTAAAACAACAACAAAACCGTCCCATTTCTGAAGCCCAAGCCATAGTCTGGTTAAAACAACTATTAGAAATATTAGATTTAGTTCATAACCAACAATACCTACATAGAGATATTAAACCATCAAATATCATGATTCGTCCAGATGGACAATTAGTATTAATTGACTTTGGTACAGCCAGAGAAATTACCAGAACCTATTTAGCCAATGGTGGGGGAATGACAGCAATTTCATCATCAGGTTATAGTCCCCCAGAACAAATGCAAGGACAAGCCATACCTTCATCAGATTTCTTTGCTTTAGGACGGACATTTGTATTTTTATTAACGGGATTTCCCCCCGAACAATTGTATGATCCTCATTTAGATATTTTACAATGGCGACATCATGCCAATCATATTTCTCCATTATTATTAGATTTCATTGATTGGTTAATGTCAATGGCAGTCAATCAACGTCCTAGCAATGCTGAAGAAATTTCTAGAAGATTAGCAGAAATTGAAGATAACCTCACAAGAAATACCTCCGCAACCGTGAATATTGGCGGGTTAGGAAAAACAGAAATAATTAATAACCCAACTACCAATAATACCGTTATTACCCCGCAAAAACAACCTGAAAAATTACCATTATTATCCTGGTTTGCAGCTTTAATAGTTTCTTTATTACTACTTTGGTGGGTATCATTAGCATTTAGAAATACCAAATTTGCGGCTTTACCTCCTGACTATGGACAAGCACCAGTTAAACAAGGCAAAGTTGATTATTTTCCCTATGAAGAAGGAAAAGATAGTCAAGGGAGAGTTGCCGAATTTAATATTGCGGTTTTATCAGTGGAATATAAATGGCAATTAGGCAGTACATATCAAATTAAATATAATGATCAAACTATTACCCTTGATTCCTTAAAATCTAATTTAGAACAAGAAGGAATTCAGAAAATCATGGAAAATCCCAGCGAGATTATTTCCGTAGGAACAGCTTCTTGCGAAGGTGATATTACCGCCGAACAAAGTCGCGCCTTAGAACGTTCTAAACAAATCCAATTATTAGGAAAAAAGATATTTAGTAGTACATCCAGTGTTAAAGGTTATCGCTTATTAAATCTGGGACAATTTCAGAGAAAAGATTGTCAAGTAAGCCTTGATTCAACAGCTTATCAACGTAGTATTATTATCATTGGTGTCAAAAAACAAGCTGAAGAGGTAATATTAGATGAAGCATTAAGAGATAGATTAGAGAAAAAGCCTTTTGCTGATTTTAAATTAGAGGATTATTCTCTCGGTTCAATAGATAAATTTAAAACAGTACCTAGTAATTTATAG
- a CDS encoding alpha/beta fold hydrolase, producing the protein MPVRQTLSTPDIQLSYLEWSQGQEPLLLLHGMADHALVWSSLGDYLAANYHIVAPDMRGHGESSKPEQDYSFASAIADLEALMDKLGWSAAHIVSHSWTGKLAAIWARENPTRLKSITLVDPIFIWKMPSFLKITFPLLYRVLPFLKSMGPFASYDEAEQKIKQLSQYQNWSSLQQQVFQAAIEQKPNGTWGSKFTIAARDGIFDAVMEVPGFIHPIDTPALFIQPEKGVNRQNWQIQPYKTNLKNLSLCQVPGNHWPFLSNPTEFNQTVATFLASQT; encoded by the coding sequence ATGCCTGTACGTCAAACTCTATCAACACCTGATATTCAACTTTCTTATTTAGAATGGAGTCAAGGTCAAGAACCATTACTGTTATTACATGGTATGGCTGATCATGCCTTGGTTTGGTCTAGTTTGGGAGATTATTTAGCAGCAAATTACCATATAGTTGCGCCAGATATGCGTGGTCATGGTGAGAGTAGTAAGCCAGAACAAGATTATAGCTTTGCCAGTGCGATCGCTGATTTGGAAGCATTAATGGACAAACTAGGATGGTCTGCGGCTCATATCGTCAGCCACTCCTGGACAGGGAAATTAGCCGCTATTTGGGCTAGAGAGAACCCAACCAGATTAAAAAGTATCACCTTAGTAGATCCCATTTTTATCTGGAAAATGCCCAGTTTCCTAAAAATCACATTTCCTCTCTTGTATCGTGTTTTACCCTTTCTGAAAAGCATGGGACCCTTTGCCAGTTACGACGAAGCTGAACAAAAAATTAAACAACTCAGTCAATATCAAAATTGGAGTTCTTTGCAACAGCAAGTTTTTCAAGCCGCAATTGAACAAAAACCCAACGGGACTTGGGGTAGCAAATTTACCATAGCCGCCCGTGACGGGATTTTTGACGCAGTTATGGAAGTACCAGGTTTTATTCACCCAATTGACACACCTGCCCTCTTTATACAACCAGAAAAAGGTGTAAACCGCCAAAATTGGCAAATTCAACCCTACAAAACCAACCTCAAGAACTTAAGTTTGTGTCAAGTTCCCGGAAATCATTGGCCATTTCTAAGCAACCCCACAGAATTTAATCAAACAGTTGCCACTTTTTTAGCATCACAAACATGA
- a CDS encoding SagB/ThcOx family dehydrogenase, which produces MPEIEQSIAQHYHDRTKYHPETLASKSRNLDWNKQPVPFKEYKIGSDIDLKPYLQETAATVANQQDTKWWWRLSQLLFHSYGLTAKMPSLGNTVYLRSAPSAGGLYPAEVYLVSRGTPLLPPGLYNYQCRTHSLMHFWESDVWQSLQSACFWHPSLESTQLAIITTAVFYRSAWRYEDRAYRRIFLDTGHLLSNIQLACNIADYRSHLIGGFADEAVNELLYIDHEQEGTTAVLALADLLDVRQNLPLGRTALPSTTATNYPSIPDGELLKYFHINTQIPVNNSSKLNLPNVELEKSLEDKYNFPFCEKFSTRTTPIYWGEDLADLSNTIYKRRSTRAYTGDDLSFDELKALLDFTYQPQNYIDQNLDPHPDYFDLNLIETFVAVSGVQGLDPGCYYYAPKAQELRQIRFKNFRRELHFLCLGQELGRDAGAVLFHTADLKNAIAQYGDRVYRYLHLDAGILGQRLNLAAIRLNLGVSGIAGFFDDQVNNVLGIPMDEAVIYITTLGKPR; this is translated from the coding sequence ATGCCAGAAATAGAACAATCCATTGCCCAACACTATCACGACCGGACTAAGTACCACCCTGAAACCCTGGCTTCTAAAAGTCGTAATTTAGACTGGAATAAACAGCCAGTGCCGTTCAAAGAGTATAAAATTGGCTCTGACATTGACCTCAAACCTTATCTGCAAGAAACAGCGGCAACTGTTGCCAATCAACAAGATACCAAATGGTGGTGGCGGCTTTCTCAACTATTATTTCACAGTTATGGACTCACGGCAAAAATGCCTTCTTTGGGTAATACAGTATACTTACGTTCTGCGCCTAGTGCGGGGGGCTTATATCCGGCTGAAGTATATTTAGTTTCTCGTGGGACACCATTATTACCGCCGGGACTTTATAACTATCAATGTCGAACTCATTCTTTAATGCACTTTTGGGAAAGTGATGTTTGGCAAAGTTTACAATCTGCTTGTTTTTGGCATCCTTCCCTGGAAAGTACCCAATTAGCTATAATTACAACTGCGGTTTTTTATCGTTCGGCTTGGCGTTATGAAGACAGGGCTTATCGGCGAATTTTTCTGGACACGGGGCATCTTTTAAGTAATATTCAGTTAGCTTGTAATATTGCTGATTATCGCTCTCATTTAATTGGCGGTTTTGCTGATGAGGCTGTTAATGAATTACTTTATATTGATCATGAACAAGAAGGAACAACTGCTGTTTTAGCTTTGGCAGATTTGTTAGATGTACGCCAAAATTTACCACTAGGACGGACTGCTTTACCTTCGACAACTGCCACTAATTATCCATCTATTCCTGATGGTGAATTGCTGAAATATTTTCACATAAATACTCAAATTCCAGTGAATAACAGTAGTAAGTTAAATTTACCAAATGTGGAACTAGAAAAGTCTTTGGAAGATAAGTATAACTTCCCTTTTTGTGAAAAATTTTCGACTCGAACTACACCAATTTATTGGGGAGAAGATTTAGCAGATTTATCGAATACTATCTATAAACGCCGTTCAACTCGTGCTTATACTGGTGATGATTTAAGTTTTGATGAATTGAAAGCTTTACTTGATTTTACTTATCAACCCCAAAATTATATTGACCAAAATTTAGATCCTCACCCTGATTATTTTGATTTGAATTTAATAGAAACATTTGTAGCTGTTTCTGGAGTGCAAGGATTAGATCCAGGCTGTTATTATTACGCACCTAAAGCCCAAGAATTACGGCAAATTCGGTTTAAAAATTTCCGTCGAGAATTACATTTCTTATGTTTAGGACAGGAATTAGGCAGAGATGCAGGTGCAGTATTATTTCATACTGCTGATTTAAAAAATGCGATCGCTCAATATGGAGATCGTGTTTACCGTTATTTACACTTAGATGCAGGTATTTTAGGACAAAGGCTTAATTTAGCAGCCATTCGTCTTAACTTAGGTGTCAGTGGCATCGCTGGTTTTTTTGATGACCAAGTAAATAATGTCTTAGGTATCCCTATGGATGAAGCAGTGATCTACATTACGACACTAGGAAAACCCAGGTAG